One Streptomyces sp. NBC_00223 genomic window carries:
- a CDS encoding DegT/DnrJ/EryC1/StrS family aminotransferase, translating into MTTAGRRHGIASDMTATALRDTLAELRIGRGAEVIVPSFGPGAPADAVRLAGATPVFADIDPRTFCLDPQAVAAGITSRTAAIVPVNVFGHPAPMALLGELAERYGLALVEETPSDEDMGVVARRRAQARFLDSALTGVVVPYTKPGARHVYHQYTVRVPGNGRPDRDAFAAALAARGVRATVAVPVPVHRMPAHRSGVVLPQTEAVAADSLSLPVHPGLTQRELTRIAAVCNALGGLVRTDSRRSERV; encoded by the coding sequence ATGACGACTGCCGGCCGACGGCACGGGATCGCTTCGGACATGACGGCCACCGCCCTCCGGGACACCCTGGCGGAGTTGCGGATCGGCAGAGGCGCCGAGGTGATCGTGCCGTCCTTCGGGCCGGGAGCGCCCGCCGACGCCGTACGACTGGCCGGCGCGACACCGGTGTTCGCCGACATAGACCCGCGGACCTTCTGTCTCGACCCGCAGGCCGTCGCCGCCGGCATCACGTCCCGTACGGCCGCGATCGTGCCCGTCAATGTCTTCGGCCACCCGGCGCCCATGGCCCTGCTCGGTGAGCTGGCCGAGCGGTACGGGCTCGCCCTGGTCGAGGAGACCCCTTCGGACGAGGACATGGGGGTCGTCGCCCGTCGCCGGGCCCAAGCGCGGTTCCTGGACTCGGCGTTGACCGGCGTCGTCGTGCCGTACACCAAGCCCGGCGCTCGTCACGTCTACCACCAGTACACCGTGCGGGTGCCGGGCAACGGACGTCCCGACCGCGACGCCTTCGCCGCCGCGCTGGCCGCCCGTGGAGTGCGCGCGACGGTGGCCGTGCCCGTACCGGTGCACCGGATGCCCGCGCACCGGTCGGGGGTCGTGCTGCCGCAGACCGAGGCCGTGGCGGCGGACAGCCTGTCGCTGCCGGTGCACCCGGGGCTCACCCAGCGGGAGTTGACGCGTATCGCCGCCGTCTGCAACGCGCTGGGCGGACTGGTGCGCACCGACTCGCGGAGGTCGGAGCGGGTGTGA
- a CDS encoding SpoIIE family protein phosphatase, with product MITARAAATFEPVGRSVAVARAFVRDTLHGWGFADVVDDAVVLTSELVTNAVVHAGTAADVQCLRYDTAVRVEVADHYPEREVPMQTRGRQFRDTDNEGGRGLLLCAALASRWGVEYTGAGKQVWFQLDLPERPAGTRSTSPVLPTSELPLADERVRVAVIQVDRQGRVTRWNDDAAHLFGHSSDAVLGKSLADLTAWPQTPGTGIGLAEALQLSRWEGTYGLRGGDGRVLSVYGSHLRVRDSAGEPSTVLLLVRAEERAVLQTPSRGPAPSDSGMSQRGKSADAFEVFIGSPAPDDLDSLLQRTVERARDMLDGDAAYLLLATDDETELEVRASTGLPSARQRFARVPVEAGTGRYGSARMPAVHEDLTSVPGAVPLLSGTGMRSVVTVPLKVEGRLTGSIGVAAEAPGRYSNQEALRLQFAADRIALAVESARLTELERLRRGSLSFLVEASDLLAGTLERDQTLALMAQMTVPTLASWCAVYTIAEQSEPELAFVLHEDEDRIDGIKALLSQVRPPDPDPTPGARMWTAPSDAAHSSALRASLRSLGVGSGANARPPSTPGVALATAAAVGGETVVLPLVARNRVIGMLTLGKSADERFRQEILELAEDLSRRAALALDNARLYSERTAISQALQRSLLPPELPCVPGVEVEVVYRAAGEGNEVGGDFYDLFPIRDGCWGFAIGDVCGTGPEAAAVTGLARHALRLLAREGFGGAAVLERLNAAILDEGARSRFLTLLYGELWPQSDGSAMLRMVCAGHPLPLRLRPDGSVEPATEPQPLLGVMDDLELFEQTVTLDPGDVLLCVTDGVTERREGSRMLGDDGLADVLATCTGLTAGAVAARIQRAVERFASDAPSDDMAILAMRVPALPTT from the coding sequence GTGATCACGGCGCGTGCAGCGGCCACCTTCGAACCGGTGGGGCGGTCGGTCGCCGTCGCCCGCGCCTTCGTCCGGGACACCCTCCACGGCTGGGGCTTCGCCGACGTGGTGGACGACGCCGTGGTCCTCACCAGCGAGCTGGTCACCAACGCCGTGGTCCACGCGGGCACCGCCGCCGACGTGCAGTGTCTGCGCTACGACACCGCGGTACGGGTCGAGGTCGCCGACCACTACCCCGAGCGCGAAGTGCCCATGCAGACCCGCGGCCGCCAGTTCCGCGACACCGACAACGAGGGCGGGCGCGGCCTGCTGCTGTGCGCCGCCCTGGCCAGCCGCTGGGGCGTGGAGTACACCGGCGCCGGAAAGCAGGTCTGGTTCCAGCTCGACCTGCCCGAGCGCCCCGCGGGCACCCGCTCCACCAGCCCCGTCCTGCCGACCTCGGAACTGCCGCTGGCCGACGAGAGGGTCCGGGTCGCCGTCATCCAGGTCGACCGCCAGGGCCGGGTCACCCGCTGGAACGACGACGCCGCCCACCTCTTCGGCCACTCCTCCGACGCCGTGCTCGGCAAGTCCCTGGCCGACCTCACCGCCTGGCCGCAGACCCCCGGCACCGGCATCGGCCTGGCCGAAGCCCTCCAGCTCTCCCGCTGGGAGGGCACCTACGGCCTGCGCGGCGGCGACGGCCGTGTCCTGTCCGTCTACGGCTCCCACCTGCGGGTCCGCGACAGCGCCGGCGAGCCGTCCACCGTCCTGCTGCTGGTACGGGCCGAGGAGCGCGCGGTGCTCCAGACCCCCTCGCGCGGCCCGGCGCCCTCCGACAGCGGCATGTCGCAGCGCGGCAAGTCCGCGGACGCCTTCGAGGTCTTCATCGGCTCCCCCGCCCCCGACGACCTCGACAGCCTCCTTCAGCGCACGGTCGAGCGCGCCCGCGACATGCTCGACGGCGACGCCGCCTATCTGCTGCTCGCCACCGACGACGAGACCGAACTGGAGGTGAGGGCCTCCACCGGCCTCCCCTCCGCCCGCCAGCGCTTCGCCCGCGTCCCCGTCGAGGCCGGCACCGGGCGCTACGGCAGCGCGCGGATGCCCGCCGTGCACGAGGACCTGACGTCCGTCCCCGGCGCCGTACCGCTGCTCTCCGGCACCGGCATGCGCTCGGTCGTCACCGTGCCGCTCAAGGTCGAGGGCCGGCTCACCGGCTCGATCGGCGTCGCCGCCGAGGCACCCGGCCGCTACTCCAACCAGGAGGCGCTGCGGCTCCAGTTCGCCGCCGACCGGATCGCGCTGGCCGTCGAGAGCGCCCGCCTCACCGAGCTGGAACGGCTCAGGCGCGGCTCGCTCTCCTTCCTCGTCGAGGCGTCCGACCTGCTCGCGGGCACCCTGGAGCGGGACCAGACGCTGGCACTGATGGCCCAGATGACCGTGCCCACCCTGGCCAGCTGGTGCGCCGTCTACACGATCGCCGAGCAGTCGGAACCGGAACTGGCCTTCGTCCTCCATGAGGACGAGGACCGCATCGACGGCATCAAGGCGCTGCTCTCCCAGGTCAGGCCGCCCGACCCGGACCCGACCCCGGGCGCCCGCATGTGGACCGCGCCCTCCGACGCGGCCCACTCCAGCGCACTGCGGGCCTCGCTTCGCAGCCTAGGCGTCGGTTCGGGCGCGAACGCCCGCCCGCCGAGCACACCCGGGGTCGCACTGGCCACCGCCGCCGCGGTCGGCGGCGAGACGGTCGTCCTGCCGCTGGTGGCGCGCAACCGTGTCATCGGCATGCTCACCCTCGGCAAGTCCGCCGACGAGCGCTTCCGGCAGGAGATCCTCGAACTCGCCGAGGACCTGTCCCGGCGGGCCGCCCTCGCCCTGGACAACGCCCGCCTCTACAGCGAGCGCACCGCCATCAGCCAGGCCCTCCAGCGCAGCCTGCTGCCCCCGGAGCTGCCGTGTGTGCCCGGAGTCGAGGTCGAGGTCGTCTACCGCGCGGCCGGGGAGGGCAACGAGGTCGGCGGCGACTTCTACGACCTCTTCCCGATCCGCGACGGCTGCTGGGGCTTCGCCATCGGCGACGTCTGCGGTACGGGCCCGGAGGCCGCCGCCGTCACCGGACTGGCCCGCCACGCCCTGCGCCTGCTCGCCCGCGAGGGCTTCGGCGGCGCCGCGGTCCTGGAACGCCTCAACGCGGCCATCCTCGACGAGGGCGCCCGCAGCCGCTTCCTGACCCTCCTCTACGGCGAGCTGTGGCCCCAGAGCGACGGCAGCGCGATGCTCCGCATGGTCTGCGCCGGACACCCGCTGCCGCTGCGACTGCGCCCGGACGGCTCGGTCGAGCCCGCCACCGAACCGCAGCCGCTGCTCGGGGTGATGGACGACCTGGAGCTGTTCGAGCAGACCGTCACCCTCGACCCGGGCGATGTCCTGCTGTGCGTCACGGACGGCGTGACCGAGCGCCGTGAGGGCAGCCGGATGCTCGGCGACGACGGCCTGGCGGACGTGCTGGCCACCTGTACGGGGCTGACGGCCGGCGCCGTCGCGGCCCGTATCCAGCGGGCGGTGGAGCGCTTCGCCTCGGACGCGCCCTCGGACGACATGGCCATCCTGGCGATGCGGGTGCCGGCACTGCCCACGACATAG